The following coding sequences are from one Candidatus Nitrosopumilus sp. SW window:
- a CDS encoding methane monooxygenase/ammonia monooxygenase subunit C, producing the protein MAQMPALIPKEVEIQRLKKIWLIVIAMGSTAASVEVDNFVDGSLHQTSIRDSAFTPAHWWLYSHFVALPLGWGSAAIYDRKVPVLRGPNNSMNTGLKMTILGYLATMFTIGVNEMWHFWFVEEIFAVPNHWMFNMGVVVAFMGALAYVVRVYARLVELGAETPGENPYVAEMYKMALEGKLYSRSIP; encoded by the coding sequence ATGGCACAGATGCCCGCATTAATCCCAAAAGAAGTTGAGATTCAGAGACTTAAGAAAATCTGGCTCATCGTTATTGCTATGGGATCTACCGCAGCATCAGTCGAAGTAGATAACTTCGTTGATGGTTCTCTACATCAGACATCTATCAGAGATAGTGCATTTACTCCAGCTCACTGGTGGTTATATTCCCACTTTGTAGCACTTCCACTCGGATGGGGTTCAGCAGCAATCTATGATAGAAAAGTTCCAGTTCTCAGAGGTCCAAATAATTCAATGAACACTGGTTTGAAAATGACCATTCTTGGTTACTTAGCAACTATGTTTACAATTGGAGTCAATGAGATGTGGCACTTCTGGTTTGTAGAGGAAATCTTTGCAGTTCCAAATCACTGGATGTTTAACATGGGTGTTGTAGTAGCATTCATGGGTGCACTTGCATACGTAGTCAGAGTATATGCTAGACTCGTAGAACTAGGTGCAGAAACTCCAGGAGAGAACCCATATGTCGCAGAGATGTACAAGATGGCCTTAGAAGGCAAATTGTACAGTAGATCTATTCCATAG
- a CDS encoding ammonia monooxygenase — protein MVWLRRCTHYLFIVVVAVNSTLLTINAGDYIFYTDWAWTSYTVFSISQTLMLIVGATYYLTFTGVPGTATYYGLIMTVYTWVAKAAWFSLGYPYDFIVTPVWLPSAMLLDLVYWATKKNKHSLILFGGVLVGMSLPLFNMVNLITVADPLETAFKYPRPTLPPYMTPIEPQVGKFYNSPVALGAGAGAVLGCTFAALGCKLNTWTYRWMAAWSKWD, from the coding sequence ATGGTCTGGTTAAGACGATGTACACACTACTTGTTCATAGTAGTGGTTGCAGTTAACTCTACACTGTTAACAATTAACGCAGGAGACTACATCTTCTACACTGACTGGGCTTGGACTTCGTACACGGTATTCTCAATATCGCAAACGTTGATGCTTATTGTAGGTGCAACATATTACCTAACATTTACAGGCGTTCCAGGCACAGCAACGTACTACGGTCTGATTATGACAGTATACACATGGGTAGCCAAAGCCGCATGGTTCTCACTCGGTTATCCATATGACTTCATTGTAACTCCAGTTTGGCTACCATCAGCAATGCTGTTGGACTTAGTATACTGGGCAACAAAGAAGAACAAGCACTCCTTGATACTGTTCGGCGGTGTACTAGTAGGAATGTCATTACCATTGTTCAACATGGTAAACCTGATAACAGTAGCAGACCCACTTGAAACGGCATTCAAATATCCAAGACCAACATTGCCACCATACATGACACCGATAGAACCCCAAGTTGGTAAGTTCTATAACAGCCCAGTCGCTCTCGGTGCAGGTGCAGGTGCAGTTTTGGGATGTACATTTGCAGCATTAGGTTGTAAATTGAATACATGGACTTACAGATGGATGGCCGCTTGGTCAAAGTGGGACTAA
- a CDS encoding MarR family winged helix-turn-helix transcriptional regulator has protein sequence MKDRFSELPALCPAFNIRAASRIITQLFDEILKPSGLQVTQFTVLVGIHIFDSPSISKLAKGLVMDRTTITRNLKPLEKEGFIKMESGDDKRTTFVKLTPKGKSAIDKTLPYWEKARSVVSKEFGAKQLEELLKDLADVREIKN, from the coding sequence ATGAAAGACAGATTTTCAGAACTTCCAGCATTATGTCCTGCATTTAACATTCGAGCTGCATCACGAATTATTACCCAATTATTTGACGAGATTCTAAAACCAAGTGGATTACAGGTAACACAGTTTACGGTTCTAGTTGGGATCCATATCTTTGATTCACCAAGTATTAGCAAACTAGCAAAAGGGCTTGTAATGGATAGAACTACAATAACAAGAAATCTCAAACCACTTGAAAAAGAAGGATTCATCAAAATGGAATCAGGTGATGACAAAAGAACGACTTTTGTAAAATTAACTCCTAAAGGAAAATCTGCAATTGACAAAACTCTTCCTTACTGGGAGAAAGCAAGAAGTGTTGTTTCAAAAGAATTTGGTGCAAAGCAATTAGAAGAATTGCTAAAAGATCTTGCAGATGTTAGAGAAATAAAAAACTAA
- a CDS encoding DUF6789 family protein — MKDTIRNQISFKNLKFTSLVYAGLLGTIAFNVAMYVDISITGVSLDIVTVLGNLTIGESEYSQTVGHAIHLANGVGLSLFFGYVFLPISTRILKGRIWFHGVIYGTTVTVTTVWFGMLPALGAGIAGLDIASEVPAMTLFRHVIFGAVVGVFFKQISKEGLRN; from the coding sequence ATGAAAGATACAATCAGAAATCAGATATCTTTCAAAAATTTGAAATTTACAAGTCTTGTTTATGCTGGACTTTTGGGAACTATTGCATTTAATGTAGCAATGTATGTTGATATTTCTATTACTGGAGTTTCACTTGATATTGTAACAGTTCTTGGAAATTTAACAATAGGTGAATCTGAATACTCTCAAACCGTAGGTCATGCAATCCATCTTGCTAATGGTGTTGGTTTGTCGTTGTTTTTTGGATATGTCTTCTTACCCATCTCTACCAGAATCCTCAAAGGAAGAATATGGTTTCATGGGGTAATCTATGGAACAACTGTTACTGTCACAACTGTCTGGTTTGGAATGTTACCTGCATTAGGTGCAGGAATTGCAGGACTGGATATTGCCTCTGAAGTCCCAGCAATGACTCTATTTCGACATGTCATTTTTGGAGCAGTAGTTGGGGTTTTTTTCAAGCAAATTTCTAAGGAGGGTTTGAGAAATTGA
- a CDS encoding DNA adenine methylase produces MKQVYSQVSTVIPKPFVKWAGGKRQLIPILNENLPKSFGTYYEPFIGGGALLFHILTERNGQKCSISDLNSDLVLAYTTIRNRIDDLISSLKNHERNYHKDSKSYYYSVRESNPRSEIEKTSRLLFLNRTCFNGLYRVNSKGKFNVPLGRYTNPNIVNEENLRSVSSILQSSKVAIKCQDFEAVLRDAKKGDLVYFDPPYQPVSDTANFTSYTNKDFTDKDLERLAELCNKLDSKGCKVLLSNSDSKQVSDMFSEKPWKVNKIRANRSINSNSQKRTGHFELLIKNY; encoded by the coding sequence TTGAAACAAGTATACTCCCAAGTATCAACGGTTATCCCAAAACCCTTTGTAAAATGGGCCGGCGGCAAGCGCCAACTAATTCCTATTCTAAATGAGAATTTACCAAAATCCTTTGGGACATATTATGAGCCATTTATTGGAGGGGGTGCATTGCTCTTCCACATCCTTACAGAAAGAAACGGTCAAAAATGCAGCATCTCTGATTTGAACTCTGATCTGGTTTTAGCATATACTACAATTCGCAATAGAATTGATGACCTAATTTCATCACTAAAAAATCATGAAAGAAATTATCATAAAGATTCAAAATCCTACTATTACTCTGTTAGAGAATCAAACCCAAGAAGCGAAATTGAAAAGACTTCAAGATTGCTCTTCTTGAATAGAACCTGCTTTAATGGATTGTACAGAGTAAACAGCAAAGGAAAATTCAACGTTCCACTAGGACGATACACAAATCCAAATATCGTAAATGAGGAAAACCTACGTTCTGTCAGTTCAATTCTGCAATCAAGCAAAGTTGCAATCAAATGCCAAGACTTTGAGGCAGTACTACGTGATGCCAAAAAGGGAGATTTGGTATACTTTGATCCACCATACCAGCCAGTAAGTGATACTGCCAATTTTACAAGTTATACTAACAAGGACTTTACAGACAAGGACTTGGAAAGGCTAGCCGAGTTATGCAACAAACTAGATTCTAAAGGATGCAAAGTATTGTTATCAAATTCTGATTCAAAACAAGTTTCAGATATGTTCTCAGAAAAACCTTGGAAAGTAAACAAGATTCGAGCAAACCGCTCAATCAATTCCAATTCTCAAAAGAGAACTGGTCACTTTGAATTATTGATTAAAAATTATTAG
- a CDS encoding B12-binding domain-containing protein, translating into MGKGYSEEEIREKLISVLKDSESGMSGVEISEKMKVNRVTMTKYLKVFAVEGLVRQKNIGNITLWFLEPGQESFNFPDDYFKVAPQFLDYLIKGNEDQVYSLIRNSIHSGATVNRLIIEVISPAIESVKSLFDEGKIGTAEQNLLRTIISKSLQILNQIPIVADSKKNVVVISADFQSSLLAEAASTMFHSDGWRVSHLGDMSSAIDVLFDLDFQKLVSKIWKQKPGVLVVLVFSQTDEALNFFADSINPTKSKSGKRMKLVLCGNATKKAKTESDLVTQKLDEIIQWSQTVYQNLK; encoded by the coding sequence ATGGGAAAAGGATATTCTGAAGAAGAGATTCGTGAAAAACTAATTTCAGTTTTGAAAGATTCTGAATCCGGAATGTCTGGTGTTGAGATTTCAGAAAAAATGAAAGTGAATCGTGTCACCATGACAAAGTACCTCAAGGTCTTTGCAGTTGAAGGACTGGTACGTCAAAAAAATATTGGAAACATCACATTGTGGTTTTTAGAGCCAGGACAAGAATCATTCAACTTTCCTGATGATTATTTCAAAGTAGCACCTCAGTTTCTTGATTACTTGATTAAAGGAAATGAAGACCAAGTCTATTCTTTGATTAGAAACTCCATTCACTCAGGTGCTACTGTTAATCGCTTGATAATTGAGGTCATTTCTCCTGCAATTGAATCTGTGAAAAGTCTGTTTGATGAGGGAAAGATTGGAACTGCAGAGCAAAACCTACTTCGAACTATAATTTCAAAATCTCTTCAGATACTAAATCAAATCCCAATAGTTGCTGATTCTAAAAAAAATGTAGTTGTCATATCTGCTGATTTTCAAAGCAGTCTGCTTGCTGAAGCTGCTTCTACCATGTTTCATTCAGATGGGTGGAGGGTTTCTCATTTGGGTGACATGTCATCTGCTATTGATGTATTATTTGATCTTGATTTTCAAAAACTAGTTTCAAAAATTTGGAAACAAAAACCTGGCGTTTTAGTTGTATTGGTTTTCTCGCAAACTGATGAGGCCCTGAACTTTTTTGCTGATTCAATTAATCCAACAAAGTCAAAGTCTGGAAAACGTATGAAATTGGTACTGTGTGGAAATGCTACTAAGAAAGCAAAAACCGAGTCTGATCTTGTGACGCAAAAACTAGATGAAATTATTCAGTGGTCTCAGACAGTATATCAGAATTTGAAATAA
- a CDS encoding thioredoxin family protein, whose translation MVLLESQVKLKTGDVAPDFDLLGIDDKKHALGDYKDYKGYLVIFMCNHCPYVKAKVDALNELYEKCGNDVAMIAINSNDSTDYPEDSFEAMKETAKEKGFKFDYLVDETQEIAKKYGAMCTPDPFLFDAKKELVFHGRIDNAMKPDDTATEKTMINNIDKLVSGQKIEKDFDPSIGCSIKWKEN comes from the coding sequence ATGGTACTTTTAGAATCTCAAGTCAAGCTAAAGACAGGAGATGTCGCACCTGACTTTGACCTTTTAGGAATTGATGATAAAAAACACGCATTGGGAGACTACAAGGATTACAAAGGATATCTCGTAATCTTCATGTGCAATCACTGTCCTTATGTCAAAGCCAAAGTCGATGCACTCAACGAGTTGTATGAAAAGTGCGGCAATGATGTTGCCATGATTGCAATTAACAGCAATGATTCTACTGATTATCCTGAAGACAGTTTTGAGGCAATGAAAGAGACTGCAAAGGAAAAGGGATTCAAGTTTGATTATCTAGTTGATGAGACACAAGAGATTGCCAAGAAATATGGCGCAATGTGTACACCAGACCCATTCTTGTTTGATGCTAAAAAAGAGCTAGTATTTCATGGAAGAATTGACAATGCAATGAAGCCAGACGATACTGCAACTGAAAAGACAATGATCAACAATATCGACAAACTAGTATCAGGTCAAAAAATTGAAAAAGACTTTGACCCATCTATTGGCTGCTCAATCAAGTGGAAAGAAAATTAG
- a CDS encoding phosphopantetheine adenylyltransferase: MSEFSLVAMGGTFDIIHRGHITLLSNAFEISDKVIIGLTSDELAKSKGKTPLNNYEKRLANLTETIFKEFPNSSFQISKLDNDFGPAVLEPEVEALVVSDETSNQGDVLNELRAQKNLSPVKVITVPMFLAKDGSRISTTRIKNSEIDSEGNLLSVDK, translated from the coding sequence ATGTCTGAATTTTCTCTAGTTGCAATGGGTGGGACATTTGATATTATTCACAGAGGACACATCACGTTACTATCAAATGCATTTGAAATATCAGACAAAGTAATAATTGGATTGACTAGTGATGAGCTTGCAAAAAGCAAAGGAAAGACTCCTTTAAACAATTATGAAAAACGATTGGCAAATCTAACTGAAACTATATTCAAAGAATTTCCAAACTCTTCTTTTCAAATCAGTAAACTGGATAATGATTTTGGACCTGCAGTTTTAGAACCAGAAGTAGAAGCCCTTGTTGTAAGTGATGAGACAAGCAATCAGGGAGATGTGCTAAATGAGTTGAGGGCTCAAAAGAACCTCTCTCCAGTCAAAGTCATAACAGTACCAATGTTCTTGGCAAAAGATGGCTCTAGAATATCTACTACTAGAATCAAGAACTCGGAAATTGATTCAGAAGGAAACTTGTTATCAGTTGACAAGTAG
- a CDS encoding CxxC-x17-CxxC domain-containing protein: protein MDLYKSKYSDKKKSGGRRRDDAPRSFRNSRDDRFSRDRKRESATVTCADCGDECEVPFVPRTDRPVYCSDCFRKNKPEDSDDRGSRYSRDDRRESRRDDRGSRYSRDDRRESATVTCADCGDECEVPFVPRSNKPVYCNDCFRQNKPQDSDDRYSRDDRRESRRDDRGSRYSRDDRRESRRDDRGSRYSRDDRRESSRDKPRKLKNDKFSKKRESFFSNGSDKFYATIKEKLFEILGGKVCSSCGFKDERALGFSPIADDSTFDEIGRGGAASSWGKYISEPDLAREELKVLCLNCNEIRQPIAKPKEKSRPKQKKSKFFPR from the coding sequence ATGGACCTTTACAAATCAAAGTATTCTGATAAGAAAAAATCTGGAGGAAGACGAAGAGACGATGCACCTCGTTCTTTTAGAAATTCCAGGGATGATCGATTTTCTAGAGATAGAAAAAGAGAATCTGCAACAGTGACTTGCGCTGATTGCGGTGATGAATGTGAAGTTCCATTTGTCCCAAGAACTGACAGACCTGTATATTGTAGCGATTGTTTTAGAAAAAACAAACCAGAGGATTCAGATGATAGAGGTTCAAGATATTCCAGAGACGACAGAAGAGAATCTCGCAGAGATGATAGAGGTTCAAGATATTCCAGAGATGATAGACGTGAATCTGCAACAGTGACTTGCGCTGATTGCGGTGATGAATGTGAAGTTCCATTTGTCCCAAGAAGTAACAAACCTGTTTACTGTAATGATTGCTTTAGACAAAACAAACCACAAGACTCTGATGATAGATATTCCAGAGACGACAGAAGAGAATCTCGCAGAGATGATAGAGGTTCAAGATATTCCAGAGACGACAGAAGAGAATCTCGCAGAGATGATAGAGGTTCAAGATATTCTCGAGATGACAGAAGAGAATCAAGTAGGGATAAACCAAGAAAACTAAAAAATGATAAATTTTCAAAAAAGCGAGAGAGCTTTTTCAGTAATGGTTCAGACAAGTTCTATGCAACAATAAAAGAAAAATTGTTTGAAATTTTGGGAGGCAAAGTTTGCTCTAGTTGTGGATTTAAAGATGAAAGAGCTTTAGGATTCAGCCCAATTGCTGATGATTCTACTTTTGATGAAATTGGACGTGGCGGTGCTGCATCCTCCTGGGGAAAATATATCTCAGAACCTGATCTTGCAAGAGAGGAACTCAAGGTATTGTGCTTGAATTGCAATGAAATTAGACAACCTATCGCAAAGCCCAAAGAAAAATCAAGACCTAAACAGAAGAAAAGTAAATTCTTCCCACGATGA
- a CDS encoding tryptophan--tRNA ligase produces the protein MSADDFIVTPWHVEGDIDYDKLIKQFGTQKISPELLQRITKITGEDHFMLRRGIFFSHREMSRILDDYEKGNKFFLYTGRGPSGHTHIGHLVPWVFAKWLQEKFDVNMYFQLTDDEKFFSKPNLTLEETGKFAYENALDFIALGFNPEKTKIIINTKNIQTLYPIAAQVAKKINFSNTKATFGFTNDTNIGMIFYTSLQSAPCFIEDKPVLIPLGVDQDPHFRLTRDIAPKIGKPKPALIHNIMIPGLEGPGGKMSASNENGTVYTTDAPNVVKKKINKHAFSGGQTSVEEHRKLGGNPDIDVSYQYLRIFFEPDDNKLKSIYDDYKSGKMLSGELKAILIEKINEFLAVHQENREKAKDRIDEFLFENK, from the coding sequence ATGTCAGCTGACGATTTCATTGTAACTCCTTGGCATGTCGAGGGGGATATCGATTATGATAAACTAATCAAGCAGTTTGGCACTCAGAAGATTTCTCCAGAATTATTACAAAGAATCACAAAGATTACCGGAGAAGATCATTTCATGCTAAGAAGAGGAATTTTCTTCTCACATAGAGAGATGAGCAGAATTCTTGATGACTATGAAAAAGGCAACAAGTTCTTCCTATACACGGGACGAGGTCCATCAGGGCATACCCATATTGGCCACTTGGTTCCGTGGGTCTTTGCAAAGTGGCTACAAGAAAAATTTGATGTTAACATGTATTTTCAGCTCACAGATGACGAAAAGTTTTTCTCAAAACCCAATCTAACATTAGAGGAGACTGGAAAGTTTGCATACGAAAACGCATTGGACTTTATCGCATTAGGTTTCAATCCAGAAAAAACAAAAATCATCATTAACACAAAAAATATTCAAACGCTTTATCCAATTGCAGCTCAGGTTGCAAAGAAGATTAATTTCTCAAACACCAAAGCAACTTTTGGATTTACAAATGACACAAACATCGGCATGATTTTTTACACGTCATTGCAGTCTGCCCCATGCTTCATTGAAGACAAGCCAGTCTTGATTCCTTTAGGAGTTGACCAGGATCCTCACTTTAGACTTACAAGAGACATTGCACCAAAAATTGGAAAACCAAAACCAGCACTGATTCACAACATTATGATTCCAGGACTAGAAGGACCTGGAGGAAAAATGTCAGCTTCAAATGAAAACGGTACTGTCTACACAACAGATGCACCAAATGTGGTAAAAAAGAAGATCAACAAACATGCATTTTCAGGCGGACAGACAAGTGTAGAGGAGCACAGAAAGCTTGGAGGAAATCCAGACATTGATGTATCATATCAATATCTCAGAATATTTTTTGAGCCAGATGATAACAAGCTAAAATCAATTTATGATGATTACAAGTCTGGAAAAATGCTTTCTGGAGAACTAAAAGCAATCTTGATTGAAAAAATAAATGAATTCCTAGCAGTACATCAAGAGAATCGTGAAAAAGCAAAAGACAGAATAGATGAATTTCTTTTTGAGAACAAATGA
- a CDS encoding phenylalanine--tRNA ligase subunit alpha — MSQVFHDIEKKIIASLKDNPKQTPENLEESTKLSPDQIRRGIEWLKLKELANVDESQTSLVSLGKNGKESLEKGLPERRLLELLKTKSKLSDLQKELGPVFGPAMGLARKNNWVEASADQITLKNPPDVLPGEKSLKQIGEQKLSADKLDSDDLSGLLRRPDFVVEEIVKTKQISLTDSAKSINLDASSGGIDVEAKVPEVFVARTHPLKDTIDEIREIFVTLGFSEIYGNMTQSSFWNFDALFTPQDHPARELQDTFYLDGISAKKIATPEQIKKVSESHKKNWRYQWDINEARKMVLRTHTTCVTIKHLAETKPDEARVFSLGRVFRNEKVSYKHLVEFNQIEGVVVGKDANLRNLMGIQREFYKRIGITKIKFWPTFFPYTEPSLQTMVYNERLGKWVELFGMGIFRPEVTKPLGITKPVLAWGGGIERIAMLKYGLDDVREFYNNNLNWLRSATKCQ; from the coding sequence TTGTCACAGGTTTTTCATGATATTGAAAAAAAAATTATTGCATCTCTAAAAGATAATCCTAAACAGACTCCTGAAAATCTTGAAGAATCTACAAAACTTTCACCTGACCAAATTCGACGTGGAATAGAGTGGCTGAAATTAAAAGAACTGGCAAATGTTGATGAGTCTCAAACAAGCCTTGTTAGTTTAGGAAAAAATGGAAAAGAGTCTCTTGAAAAAGGATTGCCTGAAAGAAGATTACTAGAATTACTAAAAACAAAATCAAAATTATCTGATTTACAAAAAGAACTGGGTCCTGTATTTGGACCTGCAATGGGACTAGCAAGAAAAAACAATTGGGTAGAGGCATCAGCAGACCAAATCACCCTAAAAAATCCTCCAGATGTTTTGCCTGGAGAAAAATCTCTAAAACAAATTGGAGAGCAAAAACTATCTGCTGATAAACTAGACTCTGATGACTTGTCTGGACTTTTGAGACGTCCTGACTTTGTTGTAGAGGAAATCGTAAAGACAAAACAAATTTCGTTAACTGATTCTGCAAAATCAATCAATCTTGATGCATCTTCAGGAGGAATTGATGTAGAGGCCAAAGTACCTGAAGTCTTTGTTGCCAGAACTCATCCACTAAAAGACACCATTGATGAGATTCGTGAAATTTTTGTCACTTTGGGTTTTTCAGAAATCTATGGAAACATGACCCAATCAAGCTTTTGGAACTTTGATGCACTGTTTACTCCGCAGGATCATCCTGCAAGAGAATTGCAAGACACCTTCTATCTTGATGGAATTTCTGCCAAAAAAATTGCAACTCCTGAACAGATCAAAAAAGTTTCTGAATCCCACAAGAAGAACTGGAGATACCAGTGGGATATCAATGAGGCACGCAAGATGGTTTTGCGAACCCATACTACTTGTGTTACAATAAAACATCTTGCAGAAACAAAGCCTGATGAGGCTCGGGTATTCTCACTAGGACGTGTTTTTAGAAATGAAAAAGTCAGCTACAAGCATCTTGTAGAATTTAATCAAATTGAGGGTGTAGTGGTAGGAAAAGATGCAAACTTGAGAAACTTGATGGGAATTCAACGAGAATTCTACAAACGAATTGGAATTACAAAAATAAAATTCTGGCCAACATTTTTCCCATATACTGAACCATCACTTCAAACTATGGTGTACAATGAAAGACTAGGAAAATGGGTTGAACTCTTTGGAATGGGAATCTTTAGACCCGAAGTAACAAAACCTCTTGGTATAACAAAACCTGTTTTGGCATGGGGTGGAGGCATTGAAAGAATTGCAATGCTAAAGTATGGTCTTGATGATGTAAGAGAATTTTACAATAACAATTTGAATTGGTTGAGGAGTGCAACAAAATGCCAGTAG